The genomic segment CGATAATTTGCTTTATTGCAGACAAAATTTCTGTTGCAACATCCACATTACTGCAAGAAACAAAGCGTGGGTAAATTTCACAATTGCTTTAAAAGTCTCACCTAAAAACGCGATTTTTCACGCAAACGTGCAACGATTTCGGATGAAAAGGGGTTTTATGGAACCGATGTAATCCCGTCAGGATCCTATTGCGCTGAAACGGTAATTTCACCCCTAATCTTTTAAGCTCTCCATCGTCCATGCATAGGAACTGCCCTAAAGTGAcgtttttctctttaaataagGGTATTAAGTGCTCGCATTTTACTGATATAAGGATCTTGCATACGTCTTCAAAGAATTGAGGCCTGAAAAGGTTTCAGTAGAAATATGACTTAGTTATTTACTTGTTACCCAGAGATTCACTAATAggaattaattataatattacttaCTGTTCTCCTTTTTTCAACCCCCTAAAATGGTCTTCAAAATCAAGACTGGCCCCTAACAAAATCTCCTCGACAATGTCGACCTCCTTCTTAGGGAACAAACTTAAAACATCCTCGAGTCCGTGAGATCTGGCAATGTCCAGGGGTGTATCTCCCCTAATGTCCCTTAAATGCAAGTCAAAATCTTGACTAATCAAATATTTAACGACAGCAGGCTGATTATTGCTCACCGCCCATGTTAGAGcctaaaaaacgaattttttgcaaaaacatagAGGCACTTTAAAAGCTTACACTCCACTTCTGATTATCCACTGCCTGTTTGGCTGATTTCGGAAGCAAATACTCCACTGCTAATAAATTACCTGCAATTCatacaatttggttttataaaactttttgctTTTATAAACCCTTACCATTACAAGCAGCATACATCAAAGCGTCCATCCTTTtcctatttatttgttttacattTGCACCATTATCAACTAAaagttttataactttaaaagaCTTCTCAAACGGAGCAGTATACTCTGGACAGTTGCAAGCCATCATTAAAACCGTCATCAACTCTAAAATCccttaattaaaaagaaataattcaggAACTACTGGAACTTTTACCTCTATGAGTATTTACATCAGCCCCATGATCTATCAATAGCTGGGTCATTTCAGGGTTACCATAGCTGCAGGAAAGCATTAGGGCAGCCCACCCATCTCGCAGGTCactatttaagtttatattttctaaacaaGTGTATATTGTTAGTTATACAATTATTAAGggttatattaatagttttaaccTTTAGCTAATAATTGTTTGGCCGCACTGATATCCCCCATAGACACTGCTGTGAAAAACTCCGAAATATTTTGCCATTTCTGGTCTTCTTCGGTAAGTTTTCTCTGTATTGGTCGGCTTAAAGTCTGTTTCATTTTGGACTAAGAAAAACACGATGAAGTTTTGTACAGGCTAAcggaattattaaatattttgaatgaaTTAGTTTAGTAAAAGTGTACcttgaaattttgatagtcTCCATCGTCTGCTATGCTGTCTTCACTGTCCGAAGACCAGTCCGGTCCATGTCGACTATAAGCCATTACAGATTTCTCTTCGGGAATGTTTAtgtgaatttaaatattttacttatttattatttaaagggCTCTATCATAAAAAgccactttttgacttttatatttaagaacCCGGGAAAAACAGGTTTGGCGATTTCAAAACACcaaacaacattttttaggttagGGTTGTGATTgttatgacatttttgacaGCTGCCAAATATAGAATTTAATAAGGAATCTCATAACCTAACTTAGAGTTAATATCTTTCGCTATATTATGCCTCTTCacacataataaaatatgaattcaAGAAATAATCCTCTTGAGTGTCTTTTAAGCTTTCTATATTGGTTTTCCAATTTCCTCTACCATAAAAATCAATTGATTCATGTCAAAGTGTGAGGTTATGTTAGAAACGTCAGTTATGTCAATAACGCTATGAGAAATAAGAAAAGCATAAAACATTGTGCAAACGCCAACCAGTTTGTAAACAAAAagatagaatttttattaaaaaaacagtaaCCACTAACCCATCGATGCATCTATGATCATTACCAAGTATCGATACTTACAAGCTAAATATCGAAAAGAATCGATACTGTTTTATACACTATCCCTACGTTGCACTAAGTATCGAACATTTCTTAGGTTAGGATTTTGAATGTTATGATActtttgacagctgtcaaataAAGAACTTAGTAATCCCCTAACCTAACTTACAATTCAAATTAAgattttcttaatatcttttGCTATATTGTGCTTCTTTcccaacacaaaaaaaatattaatcaaaaaaataaccgTTTTGAGTGTCTTTTTTAGTGCCCTCTATATTGCTTTTCCCTTACCATAAAAATCAGATGATTCATGTCAAAGTGTGAGGTTATGTTAGAAACGTCTCTTATGTCAACAACgtatgttaaattaaaaaaaaaaaaaaaacaacaatttgtaaacaaaaatgtggatttttttttaattagaaaaaaactgaaataagaaaataatagtagAACGACCAGAGAATCCGTTGCAGTAAGTGTCGAGCATAAAAGACATCGTTTATTTCGGAATGTTCTCCGACTTGGATCAAATTGCAACATCAGCAATTTGTCGGTTTTGTCTCGAAAAGAGCAGCAATCTTTACGATGCTAAAAATctggaaacttttttatattttgtacttCCTGATCTGGTAAATTACAGTTTCTATTTACGTAAACATGTagtagaataataatttttcaggaAGTAGGTCACCCATATTATAACTCTATTTATTCGTTCTCAAATAGTTTCCCATTCAAAAAATTCAGTGGGAAAATTATCcacttattaaaaagaaaattattcatattaattttcttttaggaTCTCTCGCTTTCAGAGAACCCTCTGATGTGCCTTCAATGTGTTCATCAGCTAATAGGcaactatatatttaaaactcgCTGCATTCACAACCAAGATAAAAttctaaaactgaaaaatatgcTTCAGCGTCCCATATATCTAGAGGAAGTCATCCAGGGTACCGACTTTCATAAAGAGAATCTACAGACCTCTGAGGTGGTTTATAAcagtttaaaaatacttttgggAAAAGAGTTTGGAAATGGTAAAAATTCTAACCAGAATgacattaaaaatgataaaatgatTCAGAGTACTGCTTCATCAAATGGCTTATCGTGAGTTTAggcatttctttttaaatttagtttttataaccataaatattttagtgAGAATGGTGATAACCAAGTAGCAGAGTCGAAATTAATAGACTTAGGTGAAGTTAAGATCAATTACAGTGAGGTATATGCAGAAGAACTTTCACCGTCATCAAATGAAAGGCAAGTATTGTATAATTTCAGGTATTTTGTTGACAGAAAACTTACTTTTCAGTAAGGAAATTTTCAATTCACTAAAATCATTTAAGAAAGAAGTAGGTTACTCTGAAGAACCCATAAAGAAAGCAAAAAAGTAAGTCATTATATACCGTCGGCAAATTCACAAAGTGGCGAATATCAGTTTCTTATGTTTTCAGAAAACGGGGTCTAAAGTTTATGGGATTATTCAAATCATTGTATTTTCTTAGAATAATAACCTCAAGTTTTAACTGGGGATTGTAGGGGTGGGATTATTTTGCATACCTAGGGAAAAAACGAGACTTTTACAATTGTAAcacacaaaaaaacaacattcaTCTTTTTGAAGTACAAACTTTATTGCCGGATTGACATTCgccttataaaaaatatcataacgGTATCCTTAAACATGCTAAAACTAAACAACAAAGTAGGtaattatcgaaaaaaataccactcttaaaaaaaaaataggaaatataaacactaaacaaaaattaccaaaacattattttagttGGGTATGTAAAAGAAATCTTTTAATGGggcagatttttcaaaaattccgtGTATTCGACGCCACGTATGACAGGGATTTTTGCCCTCACATAAGGATAATaaggatttatattttttttcgggaATTTTCTGAAGACCTTTATTTAGTCTAGCtatatgtaatttaaataagttgacATTTCATGGAAGTGTTATTATTCGGCTAtttttaaaggatatttggCTTAGTTCTGACTTGTTCACCATTGTTATAAAAATCTTGGTCCAGTTTATAATAACTTTCCCAAGTGAATCATCAGCTTGAGATCTAAGTATTCGCAAATCCTGAGACAATTtcttaaaatcaagaaaatcataaaaattcatTTCGACCACAATGTACGGATGTTTACGCCTTGctaattttataattggtatAATTTCActtggtaaaaataaatctccAGCTACTTTCATGGCTCTATTGATGGCACTGTGGGCCGAATCTCCCTCACTTTGGCCGTggcaagtttcaaaaaaataatgatgaacgattttaatgtttttgctacttttaaaaaaatacaagtacaTTGCTGAGTTTAActgagtttttgttttgtccaaAACACCcatctgaaaaaaaatcgaCTGTTTCAGCTCCTTTATTGTCACAAACTTGTAAAAATCTGTAAATGCATGATGCTATTTCTGATGCACACAACAGTCTTTTGACGCTAGATCATAAATTGTGAAGTTATAAAAACTTAGGCCTTGTAAAAGAGTGCACTCTCTTTAGAAATAGGAAGATGTATGACCTGCTGTAGATCAAAAACCGCACTGATATGTTTGTTGTTTTCAATTGCTCTCTGCTTACTATCTTGCTTCATTTCTCTTACTTTCTGCTTTTCACTTTGGTGTTTTTTAAAACTCTCCAATAAGCTCCTCTTTTTTACTTCGTCAGCAGTGTAGTATGTATTACAAATGGTACATTGGTCCTTTTTTGGTCTATGCACCGATATATTGAGTTTATTGAATACTTTTCGATACGTGAAAATACGAGCAGGATCATCGTCTTTCTGAGCTTCTAAATACATTCCATGCATTTTTGAAACTGAAAGTAGAGGTGACAAATATTCTTTTGAAGAATCTGCGCGACAAAAATGAGATTCTACCCTTGGAAACATATTTATGTGATTTTcaatatcatttttaagtttactGTCGCGTTCTTTCATTTTGCATGTTCTTCCACCTCTTCTTTCCTTCTCTATAACACTtgtattctttttcttcattatacAAGTCCTCATAAACTTTTCCGAAATACAAAAtgtatttagaaataaaacctTACAAACCTGAATTCTCCTCAAAGAACGGCAAATACCAGTCGTTTCTGTGCCCTTTCCTAGAGTAAATTTTTTGGAACTTAGGAACACCAGTTTCAATTAAACTGCACAAATATTGCCTTTGAAGGTCTAAGGAACCAAGACCATAAAACTCCGTAAATATTTCTTGTCGCTGATCATTCGTAAATAAGTGACATTTTCTTCCAAATCTCTTACAATAATCACTTTTACAGGCTTCTTTAAGCAATTTTGGAGGAGCGATATTCATTGTATTTGGAATTACAAATGGTAGCCCAGTTGCTTttctaaatttgttttcttttaaatattttactttacttCGTTTTCTCTGACTAGGTATTTCAATTTGACTGCCCTCAACTTTAAAATCTGCAGGATTCAGAACAGTCTCTTCGTTAACCTTGCTTTCTTGTCTGCTTTTGTGGTTTATGCAGTCTGAATTTTGGTCAAAATGAGGCCAACAAAGTAAAATATTACACCTATGGCAAGCCGCCCAAACTTCTTCCAGACATCCACAAACTTCGCAGTGTTGTTGAACATTGCCGTTAAAATCAGACTTTGAAAACTCAGCGAATTTAatcttgcttttttttttttgttttgtcgtACTACTTTTGTAAGGCAATTATTCCTGTCAACCACTTCGTGAATTTTACAATCAGTCTTCCCATAATAGTGCTGCATACAAAGGAAGTAACCACAACCGCAAAATTGTGTACCTTGTAAGGTGCACTGTTCAAATTCGCAATTTACGGAATCAAGAATAATGTCATGGGCGTGAAATAAAAGGCTAAACGAGTACCTGTTTTTGGTTCGACAGTGCATATTATTATATCAGAAAtgatattaactttttttttgtacgaaACCTGAGGATCTTCAACAGTTTGAGGGTCTTCCAAAGTTTTACCTAAGATTTcttttgactttgaaaaagGAAGATTATTATCCAAAGCAAAATCTcctagaaaagaaaaagaaaactgtatatacttattatgataaaatattaGGATAGTTTTAAAACTTACCTGCTAATATCCCGAGAACAGTACCATGTTCTTCGCTTTTTGGAATTATGCAAATTTTGGAACCTTCGGATTCGTCATTTAGTTTGGAGATTTTCGAatctttaaacaaaagttcttttACGTTAGATAGTGGAAGATTCATGTTAGTATCATCCGAACTATTATCAGAAGAAATAATTTcttgaagagaaaaaaaaaacattataatattagACAAATTTCTTACATTAATCCCCACCTAAAACTCACCTGTTGACTTATCCAAAATACTTCCATGCTCTTCTCTTCTTGGAATTATGCTAATTTGGGCACCTTCGGATTCGtcatttatttttgagcttTCCAAATTTGTAagcaaaaattcttttaccttAGATAATGGAAGATTGTCAGTATCATCCCAACTATTATCAGAAGAAACAGTTTCTTGAAAAGAATGAGAAACAGTATAATAATAGACAAATTATAGTAATATCTTAAACTCTTTTgctttatatttcatttttactcTGCAACCGATATCAAGAACACTTTGTTTTATTCGCACACTTTAGTTCTTTAAAATCCACCACGTTCTTATCTCCATCATCCCACAACACTAAtgcatccatttttttttgtaaaaaggaTGTTTACAGTAATACACAGAACACACTAACCTTTTTTGAGGTTAAAACACTCGCCAATTTAGTTCGTAAACTAACGAATTCCATATTCGCCCACAGCCGGTAACTTAAAAAGTGTTTTCAAAGAGACGAATATGATATTAGCCTGTTTGAAGAAatgttatttggtattttgttacATACGCCTAAACTTAAATATCGATTAACTTATCAAGGGGACAGAATAAAGATTCGCCACTTTGAGAGATTGTTCGGTGTTCCCACTTCTATCGAATAACGATATAAGccaaaaatcacttttttttatattcgccACTCTGTGAATTTGCCGACGATATGCATGAGTAGAGATTACAGATGTTCTTGTTTTAGGTCTCCAAAATCCTACAAATGTGAATTCTGCCACAAACAATTCACGCAAAAGATCCACTCTGACGGTCATTTACTAAACAAGCACAAAGACATTCCAAATATAGAAGCGTACATATCGAACCGAATCCACTATTGTGAATATTGCGAGTATCGAACTATCAACAGCTACAACTTGTCCTGCCACAAAATGACCAGACACGGCAAAAGACAAAGCGCGGTAAAATTCGTCAAGTGCGATATTTGTGACTATAAAACGCACAACAGGGGAAATTTCTCGATACATATGCGTAGACACGATACGGCTCGACCGTTCGTTTGTAAATTGTGTAAAAGGACATTCGCACAAAAGGTCAACTTGGACTGTCATTATTTGGCTTCGCATTGCGACGAGCAGGACGTTGATCTGTTGATTTCCAGTAAGATTTACCAGTGCCCTAGTTGCGACTTTAAGGCTTTGGATAAGTCGAAGTATGCTAAGCATGTCGCTGGACAACATGGGGGGGAGTTAGTTAACAGTTGACcggtttgtttttgtttattgaaGGTGTGCCTtgaagttattaattattagttttaaattagtaATTGAACCCAAGgtaatttgtacaaaaaatcaACTTGGATTGTCGTTATTTGTGAGTCTGTCCTGGGCAATATAGTAAGAAATTTGTTGAGGTGACGGTTTGTTAAGAGTTGTTCAACTTCTAATGGATGTTCCATTTTAAACAGCTTTCCGCGAATATCGCAAACCAAATTATAACCAACTAcactgttttaaattaattcaaataataattatgtctGAAAGCAACGAATCTATTTTTAAACGTAAACAGCAGGAAATAAACATCATCGAAACAAACAAGCGGAGACCCCTAGTAAAACTAGTAAAGTCAGGTGACGCGTACACTGACTGTAATTGGTTGAAATGGATATTGCTTATTTTGCTGTGAATCACACAGTGGAGATTGTATGTTTTGCAATAAACGGCaatttttaaacctaattttgtATGGGATATTGTCTTTTATGCTACAAATAAATTTCTAGGGTAATAAAGGAGCtttagcaataataatttatgcccaaaactcaatatttacaaaaagtGGAAATTGTTGCTTTTGATACGACACGCCTCAATTTATCTGCGAGTCAGCCCAACGCGTTCAGGTCGTTCTCTTTCAACCGGCCGGGCCTGtacatattttcttaaaagattTAGTCTTCGTTGTTGTCCTGTGCGGACCCCATTGGtgaacctttaaaaaaatctatatcaAAAAATGTCTGTTGATACTCGGAGGGAGGGCGTGTGCgaaatttcataaacatatctAAGAAGTTAACAAAGTTATGAAGAAGAAACAATTTTTGTCTCAAGATTTTAATATCCTGTAGctcaaaagttttcttcttaaaaaccacccttaaagATCAGCATCTCATTCTGTAACACTCTGTAGACAAAAACAGGAAATATGTCGGGCTTGTTTGAAAGGTTACAAATAACTGACTGTTGGTAATACAAAAGTTTAGTTACTAAGATAATGAATTCTAATACTTTTAAAGCATgaaatctaaaatatatatttagttctaaaattttaaaaacatgatGATTCTTGTACTGCgatattctattaaattttgcttaagcTTGTGCATATAATGCAAATGTTTTAAAGTAAATAGCAATTAAAGTTGGTTCAAGAGTACCGAGCAACAAAAGGAGGAATTAGTTAAAGAGTTGACAGATTTCCTTTTATTTATGAATGGTGTGAAGTTATGCCCAAGttccttccaggcaattgatgccACACTCGattgacctcaactgcctggaagaaatcagtAATTGAACTGGGACAGTTCAAACATTATAATTAgttaggtaaataaataaaacacaagaggttttaactttgtttattctCCCTCTCCTCTCCCAGCATTAATTCCATTTCATAAACGTTTTACTATACATATATACAACAGTGTTTATTAAAAGTGCGGTTCAAAATTGGCCTTCCTATACCGCAACGAACACGAGACTTTAAAAGGTGCATTTTTACTGGGCCAACTTTAAAAACCATTAAGAGTTGGGTTGCCGAGGCAAAAACATTACACGAGGGGAGTAAGGTGGCGTATTTAAATTGGACCGTCCGTAAGGATTGACAGAACGGAGTTGATCAGCAGTAGAGGCTGCCCCCCTCGTTTTCCAAAAACTGAATCTTCACGTAGCTGGCGATCTTTTCGGGAATTGCCAGCGATCGCATGTCCCGATCCAGGTCGGCTCGGTTACCGATCCCGGCCACGTAGCCGTTCAGTTTCGCGGCTACTTGGGACGTCTGTAGAAGCTCGGGCGTGAGGCCGAGCTCCTCCACTATCCAGCCGTGTTTTTGTAACCGATATTTTTGATGGTAGCTGAAAGATACAAGTCAACAATCACTTTGGTTTTCAAAGAATCTTCACAATTAAGGTCTGGTCATATTTCTAAGATCCTCTATTCTAGGCTTATGAAGACGGTTCCCCCGTGAAGTAACGTTATGAAAGTATCGAtatttacttttgaaaaaatcagCTTTAATTGCCTCTTTTTCTATACTGAGGTGCACACGACACCATAAGTTTTTACCATCGTTACAGTTCATAAAAACATTCCATTCTTTTTATGAttctaatttttcaattttctaagtATAAATGAGATACTTGCATGGCAAGATAGTTtcctatgcagatgatactTCTGAGGTCTTTTACGGAGATACTTGGCAAGAAGTAGAGACATGATTCCAACATGGTCTGGCcttgaataaaaactttttagacaCTACCACATTGTCTCTTAAACAgccaaaaaccaaaatacaTTGCAACTTGGGTAGGCTGAACTTccagaatattaaaattaataatataaaaaaccctATTGTacaaattgattaaatatttaggaatatatgtagataaaaatgttaaatgtgAGCATCAAGAAAAAAACTAGGAGCAGtaatacataaattttatattcttaagGAAATGCTCTCAAGAAAAATATTGACTTTGAAACAGCATTGGGATTCGAAAAATGGTAcagtattcaaaaataaaaataatgttcaaaAACCTAGATTGGCTTCAACTAATGAACGGTAGAATGATGAAATAAATGACATTAAGACAATTTTCGTATCAACGAGAGATACGTTATTTGGAATTCGTTCGGGCGGGCCCTGTTGTTTTGCGCTCTTGTTTGGAACCCACCTTAATGCGAAAATAGTGGTcgtataattttgattttttggcacACGTGTAAAGTTAAGTGCGACATAGGGTCCGTGAGATTTTGGTAACCGTAGTCCGGCGGAAAGTGCCcgaaaaagtaagaaaaacaattttccttTGCCCGTTTTATCGCATTCCTCGTCCTTTATACTATACAATAGAGAAGGTCAAGGCTCCGACGGGTTGACTGGGCCGAAACCTTACACTTTTCGTTCTAATTTAAAACCGAGGCTTAAAATGTCGCATGATTGCTATAAATGCAATCAGCATTGCGTTCTGAAGGAGAATAAGGAGAAACTATTTGGGTATCCTTGTGATTTTTGCAAGAGGATCATATGTGGGGAGTGTACCGGCTTAATAGCACAGGAAGTGAGAGTCATTCCCAGTGCGGTGCGAGCTACTATGTACTTTTGCCTGGAATGCAAGGATTCCATCATAAAGCTACCTCAAATACAAAGTAAAGCAGATAGGACTGACGTTGAGTTAAAAGCAATTAAGGAACAGGGTGTCAAAACGGCCGAAAACCTGGCCTTGCTTAAAAATGTGGTGGGTGGATACCCTGAAAGGTTCcatggaaaaaagaaaaaaaaaaatctgaagaaGTTAGGAAGGAAATCAAAGAGGTAAGAAATGATATGAGTCAAGTAACCAAAAAACTACCAGAAACAAGCTATGCCGATGCATTAAAAAAACTCGAGAAGAGGGTCGATACTATGAAAGCACCAGCTAAAGTAAGCATTGAACCGACCTTGTTTGAGATGAAGGAAAGAGAGCGAAGAGCGACCAACGTCCTAATATTTGGTGTTAAAGAGTCGAACAAGGATAGCACTTAAGAAAAAGCAAAAGATGACCTACAAAAGGTAACAGGTCTTTTTTTGGGGGATGAATCTCGCTCTGCCAGAAGAGACCAAAATATTTAGGCTGGGAAGAGAAGCTGCGGATAAACGAAGACCCCTTAGAGTGATCCTGCTAACAAAAGAAGAAGCTCTGAAGGCCCTAAAGGGTAGGAAGTTACTTAAGGAGAAATAGCCAGGCATTTACATGAAAAACGATCAAACAGAGGCCCAGAGAACGTTCTTGAAGGGGGTTCTGGCCGACTTAGAGGAACAAAAGGCCGAAGGAAGGACCAATTTAATCATAAAGTACTTAAATGGTATACCTACAATTATCGAAAAGgccgaaaaaaactaaattgctCTGGGGTAGTTGATGTTTCGTTTTGGTATAGTAATTTGAACTCGGTGGTGAACAAGATAGACGAATGGAAAGCAAGAGTTGCAACAGCGAATCCCACTTTTATTATGCTGACATGGCTGCAGGACGGCATAAGTGATTAGCATAGATGGATATAATACATATCGCAGAGACCGTCAAAATCAAAAAGGGGGAGGTGTATGTATTCTTgccaaggaaaaaattaatggcTTTAAAATGAATTGCATTTTCTCGGATAGTCACAAATTCCAAACACC from the Anthonomus grandis grandis chromosome 10, icAntGran1.3, whole genome shotgun sequence genome contains:
- the LOC126741136 gene encoding ankyrin repeat, SAM and basic leucine zipper domain-containing protein 1-like; the protein is MAYSRHGPDWSSDSEDSIADDGDYQNFKSKMKQTLSRPIQRKLTEEDQKWQNISEFFTAVSMGDISAAKQLLAKENINLNSDLRDGWAALMLSCSYGNPEMTQLLIDHGADVNTHRELMTVLMMACNCPEYTAPFEKSFKVIKLLVDNGANVKQINRKRMDALMYAACNGNLLAVEYLLPKSAKQAVDNQKWSALTWAVSNNQPAVVKYLISQDFDLHLRDIRGDTPLDIARSHGLEDVLSLFPKKEVDIVEEILLGASLDFEDHFRGLKKGEQPQFFEDVCKILISVKCEHLIPLFKEKNVTLGQFLCMDDGELKRLGVKLPFQRNRILTGLHRFHKTPFHPKSLHVCVKNRVFSNVDVATEILSAIKQIIAMEASIKYVIKHWEKEDLSKEERDKIHEYIGLIKMKIKGLKTVTSKLTERTKEWDALVSPADLITKDSIRSHFPWKKFGFCFGVCALGLAFKFKNRLILINS
- the LOC126740919 gene encoding RE1-silencing transcription factor-like isoform X1; translated protein: MFSDLDQIATSAICRFCLEKSSNLYDAKNLETFLYFVLPDLDLSLSENPLMCLQCVHQLIGNYIFKTRCIHNQDKILKLKNMLQRPIYLEEVIQGTDFHKENLQTSEVVYNSLKILLGKEFGNGKNSNQNDIKNDKMIQSTASSNGLSENGDNQVAESKLIDLGEVKINYSEVYAEELSPSSNERQEIFNSLKSFKKEVGYSEEPIKKAKKSPKSYKCEFCHKQFTQKIHSDGHLLNKHKDIPNIEAYISNRIHYCEYCEYRTINSYNLSCHKMTRHGKRQSAVKFVKCDICDYKTHNRGNFSIHMRRHDTARPFVCKLCKRTFAQKVNLDCHYLASHCDEQDVDLLISSKIYQCPSCDFKALDKSKYAKHVAGQHGGELVNS
- the LOC126740919 gene encoding transcriptional repressor CTCF-like isoform X2 — its product is MCLQCVHQLIGNYIFKTRCIHNQDKILKLKNMLQRPIYLEEVIQGTDFHKENLQTSEVVYNSLKILLGKEFGNGKNSNQNDIKNDKMIQSTASSNGLSENGDNQVAESKLIDLGEVKINYSEVYAEELSPSSNERQEIFNSLKSFKKEVGYSEEPIKKAKKSPKSYKCEFCHKQFTQKIHSDGHLLNKHKDIPNIEAYISNRIHYCEYCEYRTINSYNLSCHKMTRHGKRQSAVKFVKCDICDYKTHNRGNFSIHMRRHDTARPFVCKLCKRTFAQKVNLDCHYLASHCDEQDVDLLISSKIYQCPSCDFKALDKSKYAKHVAGQHGGELVNS